One stretch of Prunus persica cultivar Lovell chromosome G1, Prunus_persica_NCBIv2, whole genome shotgun sequence DNA includes these proteins:
- the LOC109947086 gene encoding LOW QUALITY PROTEIN: uncharacterized protein LOC109947086 (The sequence of the model RefSeq protein was modified relative to this genomic sequence to represent the inferred CDS: inserted 2 bases in 1 codon), with the protein MGYTYGLGQPYSTSTNRGHRGRSTTPRNQHTKTLLXKLYLFLIRIGTNNGWDNKHPSRSYFGYPYNHRRLLK; encoded by the exons ATGG GTTACACCTATGGGTTAGGTCAACCCTACTCCACTAGTACCAATAGGGGGCATAGGGGAAGAAGCACTACTCCTAGAAATCAACACACGAAAACTTTGTT TAAATTATACCTTTTCCTTATCAGGATCGGGACTAACAATGGTTGGGACAACAAACATCCATCTCGTTCGTATTTTGGATACCCGTATAACCATCGAAGACTGTTGAAGTGA